A window of the Burkholderia sp. 9120 genome harbors these coding sequences:
- a CDS encoding ATP-binding protein, whose protein sequence is MPHRAEPKKLNPYRYCKWRLLRFRRSWTDIRADRIPSWSRLYVRVYTRLLTLTVLVLAFSITTLGLALNSTPSLWQTLMNSRVLLPILIVTLVLPAITAYRWMRPVWLDLVMVRERAIDFTGGRFNTRARESYSVIIGPLARTLNALAERMERLIAAQRELTNGISHELRTPLARVRFALESLREPASAAEYHSALMSIDQDVTELDELIDMSLTYARLEYSSLQSNLEATSLAAWFDSQITDATLLYADKQIVPHKDIDVALRVVMDKRLMSYAMRNLLRNASKYAQSRIMVGLSARHGNVEIYVEDDGAGIPPEQRERIFNAFVRLDRQTGGYGLGLAITQQVLRAHHGRIAVTDPQTLSGARFEMSWPVGTV, encoded by the coding sequence ATGCCACACCGAGCGGAGCCAAAAAAACTCAATCCCTACCGCTACTGCAAGTGGCGTTTGCTTCGTTTCCGTCGCTCATGGACCGACATTCGGGCCGATCGAATTCCGAGCTGGTCGCGTCTCTACGTACGGGTCTACACGCGTCTGCTGACACTCACCGTGCTCGTGCTGGCGTTCTCGATCACCACACTCGGGCTGGCGCTCAATAGCACGCCGTCGCTCTGGCAAACCTTGATGAATAGCCGGGTGCTGCTGCCTATCCTGATCGTTACGCTGGTGCTGCCGGCCATTACCGCCTACCGCTGGATGCGTCCCGTCTGGCTGGATCTGGTGATGGTCCGCGAACGCGCCATCGACTTCACCGGCGGCCGCTTCAACACGCGTGCGCGCGAGTCGTATAGCGTCATCATCGGTCCGCTGGCGCGCACGTTGAACGCGCTGGCCGAACGCATGGAACGTCTGATCGCCGCGCAGCGCGAACTCACCAACGGCATCTCCCACGAACTGCGCACGCCGCTGGCGCGCGTGCGTTTTGCGCTGGAGAGCCTGCGCGAACCGGCCTCCGCCGCCGAATATCACAGTGCGTTGATGAGCATCGACCAGGACGTCACGGAGCTCGACGAACTGATCGACATGAGCCTGACTTACGCGCGCCTCGAATACAGCTCGCTGCAATCGAACCTCGAAGCGACCTCGCTGGCCGCCTGGTTCGACAGTCAGATCACCGACGCGACCCTGCTCTACGCGGACAAACAGATCGTTCCGCACAAGGATATCGACGTCGCGTTGCGGGTGGTGATGGACAAGCGGCTGATGTCGTACGCCATGCGCAATCTGCTGCGCAACGCGAGCAAATACGCGCAGTCGCGCATCATGGTCGGCCTGAGCGCGCGGCACGGCAACGTGGAGATCTACGTGGAAGACGACGGCGCCGGCATACCGCCCGAGCAGCGCGAGCGCATTTTCAATGCCTTCGTGCGGCTCGATCGCCAGACCGGCGGCTATGGCCTCGGGCTCGCGATCACGCAGCAGGTGCTGCGCGCGCATCATGGCCGCATCGCCGTGACCGACCCGCAGACGCTGAGCGGGGCGCGCTTCGAAATGAGCTGGCCGGTCGGCACGGTGTGA
- a CDS encoding sensor histidine kinase, with protein MAETLVSPLRNFADFVRTERTRFTEQWMKAVFGDVELVEADKLTYQQLADHLPDILDGLCTALDIEDLELVESSIESDARKHGMVRWRQGYRIEELVRELDLFHQVLADALDEFAERDSAFTRRHERRARRLIAEALSVVTLTSIKQVVSERDRKIDEYTGRLERANHELTLKQRLVGDLYESRMQITRSVVHDLRNFLNAFSIALQLIARAPAKAETALTLANRQAADMKQLVDQMVEYSVVLGDGAPLTLETVELRELFDELDAASRPLIEAKALKLRTAFDPALPAITSNRLKLKQIAVNLLSNATKYTKSGEIEFGFAMADADHWSIRVSDTGEGIAPADADRVFDEFERAAGDDIPGTGLGLAIVKELCRVLDGQIDFVSREGVGTTFNIRFPLVLEEPQ; from the coding sequence ATGGCCGAAACCCTCGTTAGCCCGCTGCGCAATTTCGCCGACTTCGTTCGCACCGAACGAACCCGCTTCACCGAGCAATGGATGAAAGCCGTATTCGGCGACGTCGAACTCGTCGAAGCCGACAAGCTCACTTACCAGCAACTGGCCGACCATCTGCCGGACATTCTCGACGGACTCTGCACCGCGCTCGACATCGAAGACCTCGAACTCGTCGAGTCGAGCATTGAAAGCGACGCGAGAAAGCACGGCATGGTCCGCTGGCGCCAGGGTTACCGGATCGAAGAACTGGTGCGCGAACTCGATCTGTTTCATCAGGTGCTCGCCGACGCGCTGGACGAATTCGCCGAACGCGACAGCGCGTTCACGCGCCGCCACGAACGCCGCGCGCGGCGTCTGATCGCCGAGGCGCTCAGCGTGGTCACGCTCACGTCAATCAAGCAGGTGGTCAGCGAACGCGACCGCAAGATCGACGAATACACCGGCAGGCTCGAACGCGCCAACCACGAACTCACGCTGAAACAGCGGCTCGTGGGCGATCTGTACGAGTCGCGGATGCAGATCACCCGCAGCGTGGTTCACGATCTGCGCAACTTTCTGAACGCGTTTTCCATCGCGCTGCAATTGATCGCGCGCGCCCCCGCCAAAGCCGAGACCGCGTTGACACTGGCGAACCGGCAAGCCGCCGACATGAAGCAACTGGTCGATCAGATGGTCGAGTATTCGGTCGTGCTCGGCGACGGTGCGCCGCTCACGCTCGAAACCGTCGAACTGCGCGAGCTCTTCGACGAACTCGACGCCGCGTCGCGCCCTTTGATCGAAGCCAAAGCACTGAAGCTGCGCACGGCCTTCGATCCGGCGTTGCCCGCGATCACGTCCAATCGGCTCAAGCTGAAACAGATCGCGGTGAATCTGCTGTCCAACGCGACCAAGTACACGAAGTCCGGCGAAATCGAATTCGGTTTCGCAATGGCCGATGCGGACCACTGGTCGATCCGCGTATCGGATACCGGCGAAGGCATTGCGCCCGCGGATGCGGACCGCGTGTTCGACGAATTCGAACGCGCCGCGGGCGACGATATTCCCGGCACGGGTCTCGGCCTCGCGATCGTCAAGGAGCTGTGCCGCGTGCTCGATGGGCAGATCGATTTCGTATCGCGCGAAGGGGTGGGCACCACGTTCAACATCCGCTTTCCGCTGGTGCTCGAGGAACCGCAATAA
- a CDS encoding response regulator, whose product MHSILLVDDEPEILAAWRLILENEGYEVGCASNGVEAVARVALRMPDTPDLIITDWMMPLMDGAELCRRLRAMPELANVPILVHTAVPPSSDGRDKHWDACLRKPVGADLFLTTVAQLCKQRH is encoded by the coding sequence ATGCATTCAATCCTGTTGGTGGACGACGAGCCGGAAATTCTGGCGGCGTGGCGCCTGATTCTTGAAAACGAAGGTTACGAAGTCGGTTGCGCGAGCAACGGAGTCGAGGCGGTCGCGCGCGTGGCATTGCGGATGCCCGACACGCCCGATCTGATCATTACCGACTGGATGATGCCGCTGATGGACGGCGCGGAACTCTGCCGCCGTCTGCGCGCAATGCCGGAACTCGCCAACGTGCCGATTCTCGTCCACACGGCTGTGCCGCCGTCCTCCGACGGCCGCGACAAACATTGGGACGCGTGCCTGAGAAAGCCGGTCGGCGCGGATCTGTTTTTGACCACCGTGGCGCAGCTTTGCAAGCAGCGGCATTGA
- a CDS encoding DUF535 family protein, giving the protein MTTVSNQTARSPWFTRVQASFTAIQQAAHALYPGTSLFHRWRRARLWLRSLVSWRSTQVWLNRCAISPLRDLVQRHPTALERMHRPFLHSRFSPRERLAASLDHHGLTQQRVPLLAARIAATGSAEIASFTIGGERWYVSLESIEQFQKEGDWTLCIRDGRDQRVVSCTFSLAYLGGKVRRPRLCIGSVQGPDRTVNGRELFRALTKRWHGLRPKVLVIYLAQCVAASLNAGGTFIVSKQAHIYANWRYCLRKRRVAADYDGLSLECGALARWNGWFVLAPPLRYLAEHQGADTGNALKRKRYALRTALTAQIRMSVATSRAN; this is encoded by the coding sequence ATGACGACTGTTTCCAACCAGACCGCCCGCTCGCCGTGGTTCACGCGAGTCCAGGCTTCCTTCACGGCGATTCAGCAAGCCGCTCACGCCCTCTACCCCGGCACCAGTCTGTTTCACCGTTGGCGGCGCGCCCGCCTGTGGCTGCGCTCGCTGGTGTCCTGGCGTTCAACCCAGGTCTGGCTGAACCGTTGCGCGATTTCGCCGTTGCGCGACCTGGTGCAACGCCACCCTACCGCGCTCGAACGGATGCACCGGCCATTTCTGCACAGCCGTTTCAGTCCGCGTGAGCGCCTGGCGGCGAGCCTGGATCATCATGGGCTGACGCAGCAACGTGTGCCGCTGCTCGCCGCGCGGATCGCCGCGACCGGTTCGGCGGAGATCGCGTCGTTCACGATTGGCGGCGAGCGCTGGTATGTGTCGCTGGAGTCGATCGAGCAGTTTCAGAAGGAAGGCGACTGGACCTTGTGCATTCGCGACGGACGCGACCAGCGCGTTGTGTCCTGCACCTTCAGCCTCGCGTATCTCGGCGGTAAAGTGCGGCGGCCGCGCCTGTGCATCGGCTCGGTGCAAGGTCCGGACCGCACGGTCAACGGCCGCGAGCTGTTTCGCGCGCTGACCAAACGTTGGCACGGACTGCGGCCCAAGGTGCTGGTGATCTATCTGGCGCAATGCGTCGCGGCGTCGCTCAACGCGGGCGGCACGTTTATCGTCTCGAAGCAGGCGCACATCTACGCGAACTGGCGCTACTGCCTGCGCAAACGCCGTGTGGCCGCCGACTATGACGGCCTGTCGCTCGAATGCGGCGCGCTCGCGCGCTGGAACGGCTGGTTCGTGCTGGCGCCGCCGTTGCGCTATCTGGCCGAGCATCAAGGCGCCGATACCGGCAATGCGTTGAAGCGCAAACGCTATGCATTGCGAACCGCGCTCACCGCGCAGATTCGCATGAGCGTCGCGACCAGCCGGGCGAACTGA
- a CDS encoding alpha/beta fold hydrolase, translating to MSASVSPLSRHAVLMIHGLGGTRHDFGTLDRKFEQIGCDVHLPSLPGHGSNPDALSGVTLNDYMKLLSRTYRELLTRYERVDVAGISMGALLALMLSARERMTNGRLILLSPPVFLDGWGGSRLQPLRYLLYCVPGLRHLIRVPEGEPFGIKNARIRNLIRRHLQKGSGVHYPYVPLSAIEQVDWMRFAAKRAMRRVTCETLVMHSEEDEVTSIRSAEFVCDNLGSRSVTLVRLTDSYHMITLDNERDTVAQQTMAFVQRAPMLAP from the coding sequence ATGTCTGCATCCGTCTCTCCTCTTTCCCGCCATGCCGTGCTGATGATTCACGGCCTGGGCGGTACACGTCATGATTTCGGCACGCTCGATCGCAAGTTCGAGCAGATCGGCTGCGACGTGCATCTGCCGTCGCTCCCGGGGCACGGCTCGAATCCCGACGCGTTGAGCGGCGTGACGCTGAACGACTACATGAAGCTGCTCAGCCGCACGTACCGCGAACTGCTGACGCGCTATGAACGCGTCGACGTCGCCGGTATTTCAATGGGCGCGTTGCTCGCGTTGATGCTGAGCGCGCGCGAACGGATGACCAACGGCCGTTTGATCCTGCTGTCGCCGCCGGTGTTCCTCGACGGTTGGGGCGGTTCGCGCCTGCAGCCGCTGCGCTATCTGCTGTATTGCGTGCCCGGCTTGCGGCATCTGATTCGCGTGCCGGAAGGCGAGCCGTTCGGTATCAAGAACGCGCGGATTCGCAACCTGATCCGCCGGCATTTGCAGAAGGGCAGCGGGGTTCATTACCCGTATGTGCCGCTGTCGGCGATCGAACAGGTCGACTGGATGCGCTTCGCGGCGAAGCGCGCGATGCGGCGTGTTACCTGCGAGACGCTGGTGATGCATTCGGAAGAAGACGAAGTGACGAGCATCCGCTCGGCGGAGTTCGTCTGCGACAATCTCGGCAGCCGTTCGGTGACGCTGGTGCGCTTGACCGACAGCTATCACATGATCACACTGGACAACGAACGCGATACGGTAGCGCAGCAAACCATGGCGTTCGTTCAAAGGGCGCCCATGTTGGCGCCGTAG
- the pcaF gene encoding 3-oxoadipyl-CoA thiolase, with amino-acid sequence MTEAFLCDAIRTPIGRYAGSLSSVRADDLGAVPLKALMERNKEVDWNAVDDVIYGCANQAGEDNRNVARMSLLLAGLPKDMPGSTVNRLCGSGMDAVGIAARAIKSGEAALMLAGGVESMSRAPFVMGKATSAFSRQADVFDTTIGWRFVNPLMKQLYGVDSMPETGENVATDYGISRADQDAFAQRSQQKAARAQRDGTLAQEIVGVTIAQKKGDPVTVLQDEHPRETSLETLAKLKGVVRPDGTVTAGNASGVNDGAAALLLANEETARRFGLTPRARVLGIATAGVAPRVMGIGPAPATQKLLARLNMRLDQFDVIELNEAFASQGLAVLRALGVADDDARVNPNGGAIALGHPLGMSGARLVTTAMYQLHRTQGRFALCTMCIGVGQGIAIAIERV; translated from the coding sequence ATGACCGAAGCATTCCTGTGCGACGCGATTCGCACCCCCATCGGCCGCTATGCGGGCTCGTTGTCGTCGGTTCGCGCCGACGATCTGGGCGCGGTGCCGCTCAAAGCGCTGATGGAGCGCAACAAGGAGGTTGACTGGAACGCGGTCGACGACGTGATCTACGGCTGCGCGAATCAGGCCGGCGAAGATAACCGCAACGTCGCGCGCATGTCGCTGCTGCTGGCCGGCTTGCCGAAAGACATGCCGGGTTCGACGGTGAACCGCCTGTGCGGTTCGGGCATGGACGCGGTGGGGATCGCCGCGCGTGCGATCAAATCGGGCGAGGCGGCGCTGATGCTGGCGGGCGGCGTCGAAAGCATGAGCCGCGCGCCGTTCGTGATGGGCAAGGCGACCAGCGCGTTTTCGCGCCAGGCTGATGTCTTCGACACAACGATCGGCTGGCGCTTCGTCAACCCGCTGATGAAGCAGCTCTACGGCGTCGACTCGATGCCGGAAACCGGCGAAAACGTCGCGACGGATTACGGCATCAGCCGCGCCGATCAGGACGCGTTCGCGCAGCGCAGCCAGCAGAAGGCCGCTCGCGCGCAACGCGACGGCACGCTTGCGCAGGAAATCGTCGGCGTGACGATCGCGCAGAAGAAGGGCGACCCGGTCACGGTGTTGCAGGACGAGCATCCGCGCGAGACCAGTCTGGAAACGCTCGCGAAACTCAAAGGCGTGGTGCGGCCGGACGGCACGGTGACGGCGGGCAACGCGTCGGGCGTGAATGACGGCGCGGCGGCACTGCTGCTCGCGAATGAGGAAACCGCCCGGCGCTTCGGCCTCACGCCGCGCGCCCGTGTGCTCGGCATCGCGACGGCCGGCGTCGCACCGCGCGTGATGGGCATCGGCCCGGCGCCCGCCACGCAAAAGTTGCTGGCGCGGCTGAACATGCGCCTCGATCAATTCGACGTGATTGAACTGAACGAGGCGTTCGCGTCGCAAGGTCTCGCCGTGTTGCGCGCACTCGGTGTCGCCGACGACGACGCACGCGTGAATCCGAACGGCGGCGCGATCGCGCTCGGCCATCCGCTGGGGATGAGCGGCGCGCGCCTGGTGACCACCGCAATGTATCAACTGCATCGCACGCAAGGCCGCTTCGCGCTGTGCACGATGTGTATCGGCGTCGGCCAGGGCATCGCGATCGCGATTGAACGCGTGTGA
- a CDS encoding response regulator, with product MPFRILLVEDDDRLSELVAAYLRKHEYEVETVLHGNDAVPAILKRRPDLVILDVNLPGKDGFQICREAREQFDGVIIMVTARDEQFDEVLGLEFGADDYVHKPVEPRVLLARIKAQLRRVTARTPESAQPEGYVFGKFEINRASRTVKLPDGSLPDLTSAEFDLLWALVSCAGEVVSRDELMRQLRGIEFDGLDRTIDGGISKLRRKLHDDASTPQRIKTVRGKGYQFSKLAWD from the coding sequence ATGCCCTTCCGGATACTGCTTGTCGAAGACGATGACCGCCTGTCCGAACTGGTCGCCGCCTATCTGCGCAAACACGAGTACGAAGTCGAAACCGTGCTGCACGGAAACGACGCCGTACCGGCCATTCTCAAGCGCCGCCCGGACCTGGTGATTCTCGACGTCAACCTGCCGGGCAAGGACGGTTTCCAGATTTGCCGCGAGGCGCGCGAGCAGTTCGACGGCGTGATCATCATGGTGACCGCGCGCGACGAGCAGTTCGACGAAGTGCTAGGCCTCGAATTCGGCGCCGACGATTACGTGCACAAACCGGTCGAGCCGCGTGTACTGCTGGCGCGTATCAAGGCGCAGCTGCGCCGTGTCACCGCGCGCACGCCGGAATCGGCCCAGCCCGAGGGCTACGTGTTCGGCAAGTTCGAGATCAACCGCGCGAGCCGCACGGTCAAGCTGCCGGACGGCAGCCTGCCCGATCTGACGTCGGCGGAATTCGATCTGTTGTGGGCGCTGGTCAGTTGCGCGGGCGAGGTGGTCAGCCGCGACGAGCTGATGCGGCAGTTGCGCGGCATCGAATTCGATGGTCTGGACCGTACGATCGACGGCGGCATCTCCAAGCTGCGCCGCAAGCTGCATGACGACGCCAGCACGCCGCAGCGCATCAAAACCGTGCGCGGCAAAGGCTATCAATTCAGCAAGCTGGCGTGGGACTAA
- a CDS encoding patatin-like phospholipase family protein, producing the protein MLLACGIAAFSQRALAADSACQAEAGPPGRQSVGLVLSGGGARGYAHLGVLKVLEENRIPVDCIAATSMGSVVGGLYASGMTAQDMQNRLAGVNLADIAFDVTDRADLPQSRREDERLYVNSLALGYGANGFRLPVGLVQGNRLQALLQDWTSAVPGNVSFDRLPIPYRAIATDLRTGEKVVLDHGSLPQAIRASMALPGLFAPADIDGRTLVDGGIVSNLPIETARDMGANVVIAVDIGSPLRSLDALASPADVMQQMIGILIHQNVARQREQLQPEDVLIQPALGSLSFTDFANASQAIAAGAAATRAMLPQLQHLALSPADYAAWRAHHGTPVVHPVRITQIEIDSHGAVPQSRIRNALHVKPGDVYDPVALNKDLLSLTTAGDFDSVSQQLVDDGDQHKLVVNAHEKMWGPNFLLFGLGLSSSSTDEGGFRLHLGYRRPWLTESGLEGRVDSTLGSDLLNFHAELRQPLSSSFGYYVAPYVEFQRRYANIYDDPGNVKVTQYRLQTERAGLDLGLPLARLGDFRVGIAYAHGYATPEYNLPLDDSASNSPLLFPDIYGRQLSVRARLVIDQLDDPLFARKGYFGELRAERSLFAGDNSFTEVYAKTIVAASYGRHSINASIEAGNDFGGTNLTNPFGFTLGGFQHLSAYAADQLSGNSMAYAQVTYMNQLATFNASPIRGLFAGLSVEAGNVWNRDSDFGSGSLKRSVTFFTALTSSFGPIYLGVAFAPGGRSNFYFQLGHTY; encoded by the coding sequence GTGTTGCTGGCGTGTGGGATCGCCGCTTTCAGCCAGCGCGCGCTGGCCGCCGACTCCGCCTGCCAGGCCGAAGCCGGTCCGCCGGGCCGGCAGTCCGTCGGACTCGTGCTGTCCGGCGGCGGCGCGCGCGGCTACGCACACCTCGGCGTTCTGAAAGTGCTGGAAGAAAATCGCATTCCGGTGGATTGCATTGCCGCGACCAGCATGGGCTCGGTCGTCGGCGGTCTCTACGCGAGCGGGATGACCGCGCAGGACATGCAAAACCGCCTCGCGGGCGTCAACCTCGCGGATATCGCGTTCGACGTCACCGACCGCGCCGATCTTCCGCAATCGCGTCGTGAAGACGAGCGGCTGTATGTGAACAGCCTCGCGCTCGGCTACGGCGCGAACGGTTTCCGGCTGCCGGTCGGGCTCGTGCAGGGCAACCGGCTGCAGGCGCTGTTGCAGGACTGGACCTCGGCGGTGCCGGGCAATGTCTCGTTCGACCGCCTGCCGATCCCCTATCGCGCGATCGCCACCGACCTGCGCACCGGCGAAAAAGTCGTGCTCGACCATGGTTCGCTGCCGCAGGCGATTCGCGCCAGCATGGCGCTGCCCGGTCTGTTCGCCCCCGCCGATATCGACGGACGCACGCTGGTGGACGGCGGCATCGTCAGTAATCTGCCGATCGAAACGGCGCGCGACATGGGCGCCAATGTGGTGATCGCGGTCGACATCGGCTCGCCGCTGCGGTCGCTCGACGCACTGGCGTCGCCCGCCGACGTGATGCAGCAGATGATCGGCATTCTGATTCACCAGAACGTCGCGCGACAACGCGAGCAGTTGCAACCTGAAGACGTATTGATCCAGCCGGCGCTGGGGTCGCTGAGCTTCACCGATTTCGCCAACGCGAGCCAGGCGATCGCGGCGGGCGCCGCCGCCACGCGCGCGATGCTGCCGCAACTCCAGCACCTCGCGCTGTCGCCGGCCGATTACGCCGCGTGGCGCGCGCACCATGGCACGCCGGTCGTGCACCCGGTGCGGATCACACAGATCGAGATCGACTCGCACGGCGCGGTGCCGCAGTCACGCATTCGCAACGCGCTGCACGTCAAACCCGGCGACGTCTACGATCCCGTCGCGCTCAACAAGGACCTGCTCTCGCTCACCACCGCCGGCGACTTCGACAGCGTGAGCCAGCAACTCGTCGACGACGGCGATCAGCACAAGCTCGTGGTCAACGCGCACGAGAAAATGTGGGGACCGAATTTCCTGCTGTTCGGGCTCGGCCTGTCGAGCAGTTCGACGGACGAAGGCGGCTTCCGGCTGCATCTGGGTTATCGCCGTCCGTGGCTGACGGAGTCCGGGCTCGAAGGACGCGTGGACAGCACCCTCGGCAGCGATCTGCTCAACTTTCATGCGGAGCTGCGCCAGCCGCTGTCGAGTTCGTTCGGCTACTACGTCGCGCCGTATGTGGAGTTTCAACGCCGCTACGCAAACATCTACGACGACCCGGGCAACGTCAAGGTCACGCAATACCGCTTGCAGACCGAGCGCGCGGGCCTCGACCTCGGCCTGCCGCTCGCGCGTCTGGGCGACTTCCGGGTCGGCATCGCGTACGCGCACGGCTACGCCACACCTGAATACAATCTGCCGCTCGACGACAGCGCGTCCAATTCGCCGCTGCTGTTCCCCGACATCTACGGCCGGCAGCTCAGCGTACGCGCGCGCCTCGTGATCGATCAGCTCGACGATCCGCTGTTCGCGCGCAAGGGCTATTTCGGCGAATTGCGCGCCGAGCGCTCGCTGTTCGCGGGCGACAACAGTTTCACCGAGGTGTACGCCAAGACCATCGTCGCGGCGAGCTATGGGCGCCACAGCATCAACGCGAGTATCGAGGCGGGCAACGATTTCGGCGGCACCAATCTGACCAATCCGTTCGGCTTCACGTTGGGCGGCTTCCAGCATTTGTCCGCCTACGCTGCCGACCAGCTATCCGGCAACTCGATGGCGTACGCGCAGGTCACGTACATGAACCAGCTCGCCACCTTCAATGCGTCGCCGATTCGCGGCCTGTTCGCGGGATTGAGCGTCGAAGCCGGCAACGTGTGGAATCGCGACTCCGATTTCGGCAGCGGATCGCTGAAACGCAGCGTGACGTTTTTCACCGCGCTGACCAGTTCGTTCGGACCGATCTATCTGGGCGTCGCGTTCGCGCCGGGTGGCCGCAGCAACTTCTATTTCCAGCTCGGCCACACGTATTGA
- a CDS encoding peptidase S10, protein MKRHERLRGNSPLRQRKLPAIGTLAVAITLLGGCGGGDGSSSNGAAVSMQQTPASQQLNAKAAAQSQASTANQTYIDPVAYSLNATDGLTPSQVSEKAAVMHYQWTQGKAPVNYTTTTGHLTAADANGNPEASMSYVAYTAPSTNGAPRPVTFVYNGGPGSSSIWLRLGSFAPTRVSTPDPVFGNWPNYPLVDNKDSLIDTTDMVFIDPPGTGLSEAVLPNTNQKYWTTDADVDIMRDFIQRYLTVNNRSSSPIYLYGESYGTPRTDMLALALESSGVHLTGIVLQSAILNYFADAIEAVAITNSTSALALDTDTLAGYFPGYAAVASYYNQVSPAPVNQGLYALQTSLFVTAEYSKLRRYSQSWVLSQLGAPNALGKPVLPNDKTLQAWTIPSGLTMQALQGYFNVNGFSTSLLPGTTIGRYDGRVSLPNSDPRLASDGDPSDILISQPFTNALATQMPDYLGYTAPNATYMPLNDAIIQVWNFSHDGQAMPDTIPDLLGALTLNPKLKVLSENGFHDLATPFFNTEKQLARLQTVPGINPDLQVNFFPGGHMIYLDDTARPAMKRDLVRFYRGTPLPDALALWTLPAPWRDESPASEPTATANASTQLPSP, encoded by the coding sequence ATGAAACGACACGAGCGTCTTAGAGGCAACTCCCCTCTACGCCAGCGCAAGCTGCCGGCCATAGGGACTTTAGCGGTTGCAATCACACTTCTCGGCGGCTGCGGCGGCGGCGACGGCAGTTCGTCGAACGGCGCGGCGGTAAGCATGCAGCAAACCCCCGCAAGTCAGCAGCTCAATGCCAAGGCCGCCGCGCAGTCGCAAGCGTCGACCGCCAATCAGACCTATATCGATCCGGTCGCCTATTCGTTGAACGCCACGGACGGTCTCACGCCCTCGCAGGTGTCGGAAAAAGCCGCGGTCATGCATTACCAGTGGACCCAGGGCAAAGCGCCGGTCAACTACACGACGACCACCGGCCACCTGACCGCCGCCGACGCGAACGGCAACCCCGAAGCCTCGATGTCCTACGTGGCCTACACCGCGCCGAGCACCAACGGTGCACCGCGCCCGGTCACGTTCGTCTACAACGGCGGCCCGGGTTCGTCGTCGATCTGGTTGCGGCTCGGCTCGTTCGCGCCGACGCGCGTGTCCACGCCCGATCCGGTGTTCGGCAACTGGCCGAACTACCCGCTGGTCGATAACAAGGACAGCCTGATCGACACCACGGACATGGTCTTCATCGACCCGCCGGGCACCGGCCTCTCCGAAGCGGTGTTGCCGAATACGAACCAGAAGTACTGGACGACCGACGCCGACGTCGACATCATGCGCGACTTCATTCAGCGCTATCTGACGGTCAACAATCGCAGCAGTTCGCCGATCTATCTGTACGGCGAATCGTATGGGACGCCGCGTACCGACATGCTGGCGCTCGCGCTGGAATCGTCGGGCGTGCATCTGACCGGCATCGTGTTGCAGTCCGCGATTCTCAATTATTTCGCGGATGCGATCGAAGCCGTCGCCATCACCAATTCGACCAGCGCGCTCGCGCTGGATACGGATACGCTGGCGGGCTATTTTCCGGGCTACGCAGCGGTTGCGTCGTACTACAACCAGGTGTCGCCGGCGCCGGTCAACCAGGGCCTTTACGCGCTGCAAACCAGTCTGTTCGTGACCGCCGAGTACAGCAAGCTCAGACGCTACTCGCAGTCGTGGGTGCTGAGTCAGCTCGGCGCACCGAACGCGCTCGGCAAGCCCGTGTTGCCGAACGACAAGACGCTGCAAGCGTGGACCATTCCGTCCGGTTTGACGATGCAGGCGCTGCAAGGCTACTTCAACGTCAATGGCTTCTCGACGAGCCTGCTGCCCGGCACGACGATCGGCCGGTATGACGGACGCGTGTCGTTGCCGAACTCGGATCCGCGTCTGGCAAGCGACGGCGACCCGTCCGACATTCTGATCTCGCAGCCGTTCACCAACGCGCTGGCGACCCAGATGCCGGACTACCTCGGCTACACGGCGCCGAACGCGACGTATATGCCGCTGAACGACGCCATCATCCAGGTGTGGAATTTCTCGCACGACGGCCAGGCGATGCCCGACACGATCCCCGATCTGCTCGGCGCGCTAACGCTCAATCCGAAGCTGAAGGTGTTGTCGGAAAACGGCTTCCACGATCTGGCGACGCCGTTCTTCAATACCGAGAAACAGTTGGCGCGACTGCAGACGGTGCCCGGCATCAATCCGGACTTGCAGGTCAACTTCTTCCCGGGCGGCCACATGATTTATCTGGACGACACCGCCCGTCCGGCGATGAAGCGCGATCTGGTGCGCTTCTACCGCGGCACGCCGTTGCCTGACGCGCTCGCGCTGTGGACGCTGCCGGCCCCGTGGCGCGACGAAAGTCCCGCCAGCGAGCCGACCGCTACCGCCAACGCTTCCACGCAACTGCCGTCGCCTTGA